In Etheostoma spectabile isolate EspeVRDwgs_2016 chromosome 20, UIUC_Espe_1.0, whole genome shotgun sequence, the following are encoded in one genomic region:
- the slc7a14a gene encoding putative cationic amino acid transporter, which translates to MTSLVGKLDPRRVQWRSTWNTFTSRVLRTKPVESMLDSAMTGTSSHGTRLARVLSTVDLVSLGVGSCVGTGMYVVSGLVAKEMAGPGVIVSFIIAAVASILSGVCYAEFGVRVPKTTGSAYTYSYVTVGECVAFFIGWNLILEYLIGTAAGASALSSMADSLANHSISNFMITHIGTLKGLGKGEQSYPDLLALLIALLVTVIVALGVKNSVGFNNVLNVINLVVWVFMMIAGLFFVNGENWDEGRFLPFGWSGVMQGAATCFYAFIGFDIIATTGEEAKSPNTSIPYAITASLITCLTAYVSVSVILTLMVPYNEIDADAPLMEMFAMHGCMFAKYIVAVGSIAGLTVSLLGSLFPMPRVIYAMAGDGLLFKFLANVSSYTETPAVACVVSGFLAALLSLLVSLRDLIEMMSIGTLLAYTLVSLCVLLLRYQPEGDIHGFVNFLSEEQNNKRKEGVLAECEKEACSPTSEADEYGGLATNTCGAKNLPSLGDNEMLIGKPDKTTYTASHPNYGTVDMTSGIEAEESEGGMSRRLKKLIGPRYYTLRIRLGLPGKMDRPTPATGKTVTVCVLLLFISIFAFCSFIIFGASSIGEGHWWALLLLVSFIIFLALLVIIILQQPENPKRLPYMAPCVPFVPASAMLVNIYLMLKLSAITWIRFSIWCIVGVLIYFGYGMWHSTLEITARENEVHASTYQRYDQGVDEGFCGFDDDFYPPTTDAWGAPEGGSGLTPPAEVKPESDGAPSKGGGSKIANHGLAEEDPMDF; encoded by the exons ATGACCAGTCTGGTAGGGAAGCTAGACCCTCGGAGGGTACAATGGCGCTCTACATGGAACACCTTTACGTCCCGTGTCCTGAGGACCAAACCGGTGGAGTCCATGTTGGATTCGGCCATGACAGGCACCAGCTCCCATGGGACCAGACTGGCCCGGGTCCTGTCCACAGTGGACCTGGTGTCGCTGGGCGTGGGCAGCTGCGTCGGGACAGGGATGTATGTGGTCTCGGGGCTGGTTGCCAAGGAGATGGCCGGTCCGGGTGTCATTGTGTCCTTCATTATCGCCGCTGTGGCCTCCATTCTGTCAG GAGTGTGTTATGCAGAGTTTGGCGTTCGGGTGCCTAAGACCACAGGTTCGGCCTACACGTACAGCTACGTGACCGTGGGCGAGTGCGTTGCGTTTTTCATCGGCTGGAACTTGATTCTGGAGTATCTGATCGGCACAGCGGCGGGGGCGTCGGCTCTCAGCAGCATGGCGGACTCACTGGCCAATCACAGCATCAGCAACTTCATGATCACACACATCGGAACGCTCAAGGGCTTGG GTAAAGGGGAGCAGTCGTACCCGGACCTGCTGGCGCTGCTGATAGCACTGCTGGTGACAGTGATAGTAGCTTTGGGAGTGAAGAACTCTGTGGGCTTCAACAACGTGCTGAACGTCATCAACCTCGTCGTGTGGGTGTTCATGATGATCGCCGGGCTCTTCTTCGTCAACGGAGAGAACTGGGACGAGGGGAGGTTTCTGCCCTTTGGCTGGTCGGgg GTGATGCAGGGTGCAGCCACCTGTTTTTATGCCTTCATTGGATTTGACATCATCGCTACAACAGGAGAAGAGGCCAAGAGTCCCAACACCTCCATCCCCTATGCCATCACTGCCTCACTCATCACCTGCCTCACTGCCTACGTCTCT GTGTCTGTGATCCTGACTCTGATGGTGCCGTATAATGAGATTGACGCAGACGCCCCTCTCATGGAGATGTTTGCCATGCATGGCTGCATGTTCGCAAAGTATATCGTGGCAGTGGGCTCCATAGCGGGACTCACTGTTTCCCTCCTGGGGTCCCTGTTCCCCATGCCCAGGGTCATTTACGCCATGGCTGGGGACGGCCTGCTGTTTAA GTTCCTGGCCAATGTGTCTTCCTACACAGAGACACCCGCTGTTGCCTGTGTGGTGTCGGGCTTTCTAGCTGCCCTCCTGTCCCTCTTGGTCAGCCTCAGAGACCTCATAGAGATGATGTCCATAGGAACCCTGCTGGCCTACACCCTG GTAAGCCTCTGTGTGCTCCTGTTGCGTTACCAACCCGAAGGCGACATCCACGGCTTTGTGAACTTCCTCTCCGAGGAGCAGAACAACAAGAGAAAGGAGGGCGTTCTGGCCGAGTGCGAGAAAGAGGCCTGTTCACCAACCAGCGAAGCGGATGAGTATGGGGGTCTGGCCACAAACACCTGTGGAGCCAAAAACCTGCCGTCACTGGGTGACAATGAGATGCTGATAGGCAAACCAGATAAAACCACCTACACTGCCAGCCACCCAAACTATGGCACAGTGGATATGACTAGTGGCATCGAAGCAGAAGAGTCAGAGGGCGGGATGTCCCGGCGGTTGAAGAAGCTCATTGGACCGCGCTACTACACCTTGAGGATCCGATTGGGCCTCCCGGGAAAGATGGACAGGCCTACTCCAGCCACGGGGAAaactgtcactgtgtgtgtgctgctccTCTTCATTTCCATCTTCGCTTTCTGCTCCTTCATCATTTTTG GTGCGAGCAGTATTGGGGAAGGTCACTGGTGGGCTTTGCTGCTATTGGTCTCCTTCATCATCTTCCTCGCCCTGCttgtcatcatcatcctccagcAGCCAGAGAACCCTAAGCGGCTGCCCTATATGGCGCCCTGTGTGCCCTTTGTACCTGCTTCAGCCATGCTGGTCAACATCTACCTCATGCTTAAACTGTCTGCCATCACCTGGATACGATTTTCAATCTGGTGCATCGTGG GTGTGCTCATCTACTTTGGCTATGGCATGTGGCATAGTACGCTGGAGATCACGGCCAGGGAGAACGAGGTGCACGCCTCCACCTACCAGCGCTACGATCAAGGCGTGGACGAAGGCTTCTGCGGCTTCGACGACGATTTCTACCCGCCTACTACTGACGCCTGGGGTGCGCCGGAGGGGGGATCAGGGCTCACCCCGCCCGCCGAGGTGAAACCCGAAAGTGACGGGGCACCATCTAAAGGTGGAGGCAGTAAAATTGCCAATCACGGCCTCGCAGAAGAGGATCCGATGGATTTCTGA